A portion of the Candidatus Pristimantibacillus lignocellulolyticus genome contains these proteins:
- a CDS encoding AAA family ATPase, with protein sequence MKFVIIFGPQAVGKMTVGHELEKLTELKLFHNHTTIEMLAPYFGFSSEMWGLVNKFRQDIFEVAATSDMYGMIFTYVWGFDLQTDWDYVDKVCKIFEDKDGEVFLVELEADLEERIERNKTPHRLEHKPTKRDIARSEQELKRTMELHRLNSYEGEIRRKNYIKINNTKLTAFEVADIIKNKYKL encoded by the coding sequence GTGAAGTTTGTTATTATATTTGGTCCGCAGGCAGTAGGTAAAATGACAGTGGGACATGAACTGGAAAAGTTAACTGAATTAAAATTATTTCACAACCATACTACGATTGAAATGTTGGCTCCCTATTTTGGTTTTAGTAGTGAAATGTGGGGATTAGTGAATAAATTTCGCCAAGACATTTTTGAAGTAGCTGCTACCAGTGATATGTATGGAATGATATTCACTTATGTATGGGGTTTCGATTTGCAGACTGATTGGGATTATGTCGATAAAGTTTGTAAAATATTTGAGGATAAAGACGGTGAAGTTTTTTTAGTGGAGCTTGAAGCCGACCTTGAGGAGCGAATCGAGCGTAACAAAACTCCTCATAGACTTGAACATAAACCAACAAAGAGAGATATTGCTCGCTCTGAACAGGAGTTAAAACGGACGATGGAGTTACATCGATTGAACTCGTACGAGGGAGAAATTAGACGGAAAAATTACATCAAAATTAACAATACGAAATTAACTGCTTTTGAAGTTGCTGATATCATTAAAAATAAATATAAATTGTAA
- a CDS encoding ATP-binding protein, which produces MSIRSKLSFSISLIVLFILVLNVVFSQINAIRVQENNVEQQVVTIANQLAITINLIDSTNRSIEQELAKRLKSSAQTVEEILDPDIANVTTEQLEELKKRLDLDDITLWIKEEEELVSVRSSNPNEVNLRSKSWDYWDVALKDVINLRPVTVAQGERSTNFYAGPINFAVTDPSKVNKWGYYYTGKTNYMINTMLNTDKSFTHGYIGGTDRVIAQLLAENDAILEITAFNPTFFGKEKIIKLKQGKPVYNLDVRDVSFGSYNFANIKSDIESVHLALNEDKFVTSDFKFGGSSLTRTFIPIEDFEPYVIGIVIDKNTLMADTHKQLIDHIIIAIILLLIAIVGSYIIAELLTSPLTKIMFKVNAISMNQFHTSLVHNSSDEFGLLASQVNTMGNNLSRYTNELKQTNIELTNTKQYLESFFKHTTDAVHIADLNNIIMQVNDAFENMFEWNSDELVGHPLSNLSLQDRVSYEQLIEQVIEGNAVTSYETIMYTKSNFPIDVSMSLSGIRDENGLIIAIASITRNITARKQTEELLLKNEKLSAIGQLAASIAHEIRNPLTTVQGFLKINYKKGLLPENHMDLVMKEIDHMNHIVGQFLVMSKPQISNLQPTNIVQLINDILLLMTSSGTMEHVTVKSRIDEDVPLINGVEGNLKQMFVNLIKNSVEAMSEDGILEIGICKQDQHVQITITDNGVGVSEESLNHLFEPFYTNKKDGNGLGLLVSQQIIANHQGTITFTSKVGVGTTATIVLPALKL; this is translated from the coding sequence ATGTCTATCCGTTCAAAGCTATCATTTTCCATCTCTCTTATTGTGCTTTTCATACTTGTATTGAATGTTGTATTTTCGCAAATTAATGCTATTCGAGTTCAAGAAAACAATGTTGAACAACAAGTAGTAACCATTGCCAACCAACTTGCCATTACAATTAATTTAATTGATTCTACAAATCGCAGTATTGAACAAGAACTTGCAAAGCGATTGAAATCATCAGCACAAACGGTAGAGGAAATACTTGACCCTGATATTGCGAATGTAACGACAGAACAACTAGAAGAATTAAAAAAACGGCTAGATCTTGATGATATTACACTTTGGATTAAGGAAGAAGAAGAATTAGTAAGTGTACGTTCATCTAATCCTAATGAAGTTAATTTACGATCTAAATCATGGGATTATTGGGATGTAGCTTTAAAAGATGTAATAAATTTACGTCCTGTCACGGTCGCTCAAGGAGAACGATCTACTAATTTCTATGCAGGGCCTATTAATTTTGCAGTAACCGATCCTTCAAAAGTTAATAAATGGGGATATTACTATACTGGCAAAACCAATTACATGATTAATACGATGTTAAATACGGATAAATCTTTCACCCACGGATATATCGGCGGAACCGATCGCGTAATAGCTCAGTTATTGGCTGAAAACGATGCGATATTAGAAATAACTGCCTTTAATCCAACTTTCTTTGGAAAAGAAAAAATAATTAAGTTAAAACAAGGCAAGCCTGTTTACAATTTAGACGTACGTGATGTTTCATTCGGTTCTTATAATTTTGCAAATATAAAGTCTGACATTGAATCCGTACATCTTGCCTTAAACGAAGATAAGTTTGTTACTTCCGATTTCAAATTTGGCGGTTCTTCACTAACACGAACTTTTATCCCAATAGAAGATTTTGAACCTTACGTTATTGGAATTGTCATTGACAAGAATACATTGATGGCCGACACACATAAGCAGTTAATTGATCATATTATTATTGCAATTATTCTTCTACTTATCGCTATAGTGGGAAGTTATATTATTGCGGAGTTACTTACTTCTCCATTAACTAAAATAATGTTCAAAGTAAATGCAATTTCCATGAACCAGTTCCATACTTCACTTGTCCATAATAGCTCTGATGAGTTTGGACTGCTAGCTAGTCAAGTGAATACGATGGGTAATAACTTGTCACGCTATACGAATGAATTAAAACAAACAAATATTGAGTTAACGAATACAAAACAATATCTTGAGTCTTTTTTCAAACATACAACAGATGCTGTTCATATTGCTGATTTGAATAACATAATTATGCAGGTCAACGATGCCTTTGAAAATATGTTTGAATGGAACAGTGATGAACTAGTGGGACATCCGCTTTCTAACCTTTCATTACAAGATCGAGTGAGTTATGAACAGTTAATTGAACAGGTCATTGAAGGCAATGCCGTAACGAGCTATGAAACTATTATGTATACGAAATCTAATTTTCCGATTGATGTCAGTATGTCACTGTCTGGGATTCGCGATGAGAATGGGCTAATTATAGCGATAGCATCGATTACACGTAATATTACTGCTCGTAAGCAAACGGAAGAGTTACTTCTTAAAAACGAGAAACTTTCAGCTATCGGACAGCTAGCCGCGAGTATTGCTCATGAAATTAGAAATCCACTTACGACTGTTCAAGGATTTTTGAAAATCAATTATAAAAAAGGACTATTGCCTGAAAATCATATGGATCTTGTCATGAAAGAAATTGATCATATGAATCATATCGTCGGTCAGTTTCTAGTCATGTCAAAACCTCAAATTAGCAATTTACAACCTACCAATATTGTGCAACTAATTAATGATATTTTACTGTTAATGACTTCATCAGGAACGATGGAGCATGTAACTGTAAAGTCACGTATTGATGAGGACGTTCCGCTAATTAATGGTGTGGAAGGCAATCTGAAACAGATGTTCGTCAACCTTATTAAAAACAGCGTAGAAGCAATGAGTGAAGATGGTATTCTGGAGATCGGCATTTGTAAACAAGATCAACATGTACAGATTACGATAACCGATAATGGAGTAGGCGTATCAGAAGAATCATTAAACCATCTCTTTGAACCTTTCTATACTAATAAAAAAGATGGTAATGGTTTAGGATTGCTTGTCTCACAACAAATCATTGCAAATCATCAAGGCACAATTACCTTTACAAGCAAAGTAGGAGTTGGTACTACAGCAACGATTGTGCTACCAGCGTTAAAATTGTAA
- a CDS encoding carbonic anhydrase: MSIVKNFMEFNKTFVEDKEYEKYLTDKYPEKKIAILTCMDTRLMELLPKALNLRNGDAKFIKNAGAVLTQPFGSAMRSILVAVYELHAEEVVVIGHHGCGMTNLDSKGLVNKIVEQGGVDPLVIETLERSGIRMEKFLRGFTAPEHGVMHSVKMIRNHPLFPKAVPVHGFIMDPETGKLELLVEDYRE; this comes from the coding sequence ATGAGTATTGTGAAAAATTTTATGGAGTTCAATAAGACATTCGTAGAGGACAAAGAGTATGAAAAATACTTAACGGACAAGTATCCTGAGAAAAAAATTGCGATTTTGACATGCATGGATACAAGACTAATGGAACTATTACCAAAAGCCTTAAATCTTCGCAATGGCGATGCCAAATTCATCAAAAATGCTGGTGCAGTATTAACGCAACCTTTTGGTTCAGCTATGCGCAGTATTCTTGTTGCGGTATATGAATTACATGCAGAGGAAGTTGTCGTTATCGGACACCATGGTTGCGGTATGACAAATCTCGATAGTAAGGGCTTAGTTAATAAAATTGTTGAACAAGGCGGAGTAGATCCGTTAGTAATAGAAACGCTGGAACGTTCAGGTATTCGTATGGAGAAGTTTTTACGCGGCTTCACTGCTCCCGAGCACGGCGTTATGCATAGTGTAAAAATGATTCGCAATCATCCATTATTCCCTAAAGCTGTACCAGTACACGGCTTTATTATGGACCCAGAGACAGGCAAGCTTGAATTACTAGTAGAAGATTATCGTGAATAG
- a CDS encoding NAD(P)/FAD-dependent oxidoreductase has product MICAVIGGGPAGLNAALLLARSRHKVYLFDNAKPRNAVTEAMHGFITREGMSPLKFRKLAQQELEQFKHVKQYQATITEIKRSNNGTFTITTSQGKKFQVNKILLATGLQESLPPIRNISRFYGSSVFSCPYCDGYELRDQALAVFTEANNVISLAVTLQQWSKRIFVFTNGKYKLTTSEKDILKAMDISIYEQPIVQLVGQKGKLQGVLLKDGSKVNCTGGFVSTYWRHAGTLASQLGCKLTDQGGIWQDGKGRTSAQGVYVAGDMAHISPAQAVIAAGDGVKAAISMNQDSAQQRLTKVQTMIRKQ; this is encoded by the coding sequence ATGATATGTGCTGTCATTGGTGGTGGACCAGCTGGATTAAATGCCGCGTTATTGCTTGCTCGGTCTAGACATAAAGTTTATCTCTTTGACAATGCCAAACCTCGTAATGCTGTAACAGAAGCGATGCATGGCTTTATTACACGCGAGGGGATGTCCCCTCTCAAATTTCGCAAATTAGCACAGCAAGAATTGGAGCAATTCAAACATGTGAAGCAGTATCAAGCGACGATTACTGAAATTAAGCGTAGCAATAATGGAACATTTACGATAACAACATCTCAAGGCAAGAAATTTCAAGTGAATAAAATATTACTTGCTACAGGATTGCAAGAATCATTACCACCAATTCGCAACATTTCCCGCTTTTACGGGAGTTCAGTGTTCAGTTGCCCTTATTGCGATGGTTATGAATTACGAGATCAGGCGTTAGCTGTATTCACAGAAGCTAATAATGTAATTTCTCTTGCAGTGACACTGCAACAGTGGAGCAAACGAATATTTGTATTTACGAATGGAAAATACAAATTAACGACCTCAGAAAAAGACATCTTGAAGGCGATGGATATTTCAATTTACGAACAACCAATCGTTCAATTAGTTGGGCAAAAAGGGAAATTGCAAGGAGTATTACTTAAGGATGGTAGCAAAGTTAACTGTACGGGCGGATTTGTCTCAACTTATTGGAGACATGCCGGAACATTAGCCTCGCAACTAGGTTGTAAATTAACAGACCAGGGCGGGATATGGCAAGATGGTAAAGGGAGAACTAGCGCTCAAGGTGTCTATGTAGCAGGGGATATGGCCCATATATCACCAGCTCAAGCAGTTATTGCGGCCGGTGATGGTGTAAAAGCTGCAATAAGTATGAATCAAGATTCAGCTCAACAACGCTTAACAAAAGTTCAGACGATGATTAGAAAGCAATAG
- a CDS encoding alpha/beta hydrolase, protein MKHIYEAGTEKDGQVLLLLHGTGGDENDLIPLARTVDPGAAILSVRGNILENGMPRFFRRLAEGVFDEPDLIFRTQELKQFIDDAAVQYGFDRNKVVALGYSNGANIAASMLFHYADVLQGAIMHHPMVPLRSIELPKLTGVACFIGAGENDPICTPAESNELKSLLSEAGADVQIHWERHGHQLSRTEVEAAKVWYEAQFKS, encoded by the coding sequence ATGAAACATATTTATGAAGCGGGAACTGAAAAAGATGGTCAAGTGCTTTTGCTATTGCATGGTACTGGTGGAGATGAGAATGATCTAATCCCACTTGCACGTACTGTAGATCCGGGTGCAGCAATACTTAGTGTAAGAGGTAACATCCTTGAAAATGGTATGCCACGTTTCTTCCGTCGTCTTGCTGAGGGAGTGTTTGATGAACCAGATCTTATTTTCCGTACTCAAGAACTTAAGCAATTTATCGACGATGCAGCTGTTCAATATGGCTTTGATCGCAACAAAGTAGTAGCACTGGGATATTCTAATGGTGCAAATATTGCAGCGAGTATGTTGTTCCATTATGCTGATGTTTTGCAAGGAGCAATTATGCACCATCCGATGGTGCCACTTCGCAGTATCGAATTGCCGAAGCTTACTGGCGTAGCTTGCTTTATTGGAGCAGGTGAGAACGATCCGATTTGTACACCAGCTGAGTCGAATGAGCTAAAATCATTACTAAGTGAAGCTGGCGCTGATGTGCAAATTCATTGGGAACGTCATGGTCACCAACTATCTCGTACAGAGGTTGAAGCAGCGAAAGTATGGTATGAAGCTCAATTCAAATCATAA